The following coding sequences lie in one [Chlorobium] sp. 445 genomic window:
- a CDS encoding glutamate--tRNA ligase has protein sequence MMVRTRFAPSPTGYVHVGGLRTALYNYLFAKKHGGKFILRIEDTDQTRLVEGATEGIIHVLEWAGIIPDESPAHGGDFGPYVQSQRLHFYKHYCDELIAKGHAYYAFETPEELEEMRKLQMKQGLQPKYNRKWLPESLGGTMPESKIKQALESGIPKVVRMKVPDHITIRVNDVIRGVVEFDSSVIDDQVLLKADGFPTYHLAVVVDDHLMQISHVIRGEEWLSSTPKHVLLYEFFGWEKPTYAHVPLLLNPDRTKLSKRQGDVAVEDYIKKGYSKEALVNFVALLGWNPGSGSEQEIFTMEELLEQFSLEHVGKSGAIFNLEKLSWIEKQHIRRLSNAELAQRIKPILLEHLRTKSTEMPLELITSDAYLTQVAEQMKERVDFIHEFVTFSSYYFFEPEQYEEDAVRKRWQQQTNTYLAAFAERLRTLADFTASSIEHALKEFAQTQGIKVSDLVHPIRLAVTGVSFGASLYHILETLGREAVVRRLERAILRIKPEAVA, from the coding sequence ATGATGGTTCGCACTCGCTTTGCGCCCTCGCCTACAGGCTATGTGCATGTAGGCGGTTTGAGAACTGCACTCTATAACTATCTCTTTGCTAAGAAGCATGGCGGTAAATTTATCCTACGCATTGAGGATACTGACCAGACCCGACTCGTAGAGGGCGCAACTGAAGGCATTATTCATGTCTTGGAATGGGCTGGCATTATCCCTGACGAAAGTCCCGCACATGGTGGTGATTTCGGTCCTTATGTTCAATCGCAGCGCCTTCATTTCTACAAGCACTACTGCGATGAACTCATTGCTAAGGGGCACGCTTACTATGCTTTTGAGACGCCCGAAGAGCTCGAGGAAATGCGCAAATTGCAAATGAAACAAGGTCTGCAGCCAAAGTATAACCGCAAGTGGCTCCCTGAATCGCTGGGCGGAACCATGCCTGAAAGCAAAATCAAACAAGCTTTGGAATCAGGTATTCCGAAAGTGGTGCGCATGAAGGTTCCTGACCACATCACGATTAGAGTTAATGATGTGATTCGTGGCGTTGTTGAATTTGACTCTTCAGTTATCGATGACCAAGTTCTGCTTAAAGCTGATGGATTTCCAACCTATCACCTTGCCGTCGTCGTTGATGATCACTTGATGCAGATCTCTCATGTCATTCGCGGCGAAGAGTGGCTCTCTTCTACACCGAAGCATGTTCTGCTCTATGAATTCTTTGGCTGGGAAAAGCCAACCTATGCACATGTGCCGCTCTTGCTCAACCCTGACCGCACGAAACTCTCTAAACGACAGGGCGATGTGGCAGTAGAAGACTACATCAAGAAGGGATATAGCAAAGAGGCACTGGTCAATTTCGTTGCGCTGCTGGGCTGGAACCCAGGCAGCGGTTCTGAGCAAGAAATCTTTACCATGGAAGAACTTCTAGAACAGTTTTCACTTGAGCATGTTGGCAAGTCAGGTGCCATTTTCAATTTGGAGAAACTTAGCTGGATTGAAAAGCAGCATATTCGTCGACTTTCCAACGCAGAACTTGCTCAGCGCATCAAACCTATCTTGCTTGAACATCTGCGCACAAAATCCACAGAAATGCCACTTGAGTTGATTACCAGCGACGCGTATCTCACACAAGTTGCTGAGCAAATGAAAGAGCGCGTAGATTTTATTCACGAATTCGTGACATTTAGCAGCTATTACTTCTTCGAGCCCGAGCAGTATGAGGAAGACGCTGTCAGAAAACGCTGGCAGCAGCAGACGAACACCTATCTTGCGGCTTTTGCAGAACGCTTACGCACCTTAGCGGATTTCACGGCAAGTAGCATTGAGCATGCTTTGAAGGAGTTTGCACAAACTCAAGGCATTAAAGTCTCAGACCTCGTGCATCCGATTCGTTTAGCAGTTACAGGCGTCAGTTTCGGCGCTAGTCTTTATCACATTTTGGAAACACTTGGTCGAGAGGCTGTTGTGCGTCGCCTTGAGCGTGCAATCTTGCGCATCAAACCAGAGGCCGTTGCATAA
- the clpP gene encoding ATP-dependent Clp endopeptidase, proteolytic subunit ClpP, whose amino-acid sequence MANINFGLDYHLRKLYHPRLEESINQTRSMLVPMVIETSGRGERAFDIFSRLLRERIVFYGTVVDDHSASLVMAQLIFLESEDPERDIYMYINSPGGSVSAGLGVYDTMQFIRPDISTVCVGMAASMGAFLLAAGTKGKRGSLPHARIMIHQPSGGAQGQETDILIMAKEIERTRHMLEEILAKHTGQPVEKVHQDSERDRWMSAQEAKEYGIIDEIFEKRPMPNDKKN is encoded by the coding sequence ATGGCAAACATCAATTTCGGATTAGACTATCATCTCAGAAAACTCTATCATCCCAGACTCGAGGAGAGCATCAATCAAACACGCAGCATGCTCGTTCCTATGGTGATCGAGACCTCTGGACGGGGCGAGCGAGCCTTTGACATTTTTTCGCGTCTCTTGCGCGAGCGTATCGTGTTCTATGGAACAGTAGTGGACGATCACTCTGCCAGCCTTGTAATGGCACAGCTGATCTTCCTAGAGTCAGAAGATCCTGAAAGAGACATCTACATGTACATCAATTCTCCGGGCGGTAGTGTCTCAGCAGGGTTGGGTGTCTATGATACCATGCAGTTCATTCGTCCTGACATCTCAACGGTCTGTGTGGGCATGGCGGCATCAATGGGGGCCTTTCTTTTGGCTGCAGGTACCAAAGGCAAGCGCGGTTCATTGCCACATGCGCGCATTATGATTCATCAGCCGTCAGGTGGTGCGCAAGGTCAAGAAACCGATATTCTTATCATGGCAAAAGAAATCGAAAGAACACGGCATATGCTAGAAGAAATTTTGGCAAAGCATACAGGGCAGCCAGTCGAGAAAGTGCACCAAGATTCCGAACGTGACCGCTGGATGAGCGCGCAGGAAGCTAAAGAATATGGTATCATCGACGAAATTTTCGAAAAACGCCCGATGCCAAACGATAAGAAAAACTAA
- a CDS encoding co-chaperone GroES, whose product MKLQPLADRVVVRPAPAEEKTKGGLYIPDTGKEKPQHGEVVAVGEGKTSDNGTVIKPQVKVGQKVLYGKYSGTEVTIDGEEFLIMRESDIFAILN is encoded by the coding sequence ATGAAACTGCAACCTCTGGCAGATCGTGTGGTTGTTCGTCCAGCTCCAGCAGAAGAAAAAACAAAAGGCGGGCTTTACATCCCTGACACAGGCAAAGAAAAACCCCAGCACGGTGAAGTTGTGGCGGTCGGCGAAGGTAAAACTTCGGACAACGGCACGGTGATCAAGCCACAAGTAAAGGTGGGTCAGAAAGTGCTGTATGGCAAGTATTCTGGCACAGAAGTTACCATTGACGGTGAAGAGTTCCTTATCATGCGTGAAAGTGACATCTTCGCCATTCTGAACTAA